GCGCCTTCCTGGGCCTCTCCTACTTCTCACCCTTGGCAGGTGGATGGCTGGGCGACCGCATCCTGGGGCGCGTGGGCACCGTGCGCACCGGCGCCGTGCTGATGACGCTGGGCTATGCCAGTCTGGGCTGCTCCTCGCGCACAGCCATCGCGCCCTTCTTCGTGGGGCTGGTGCTGGTGGGGGTGGGCGCGGGCATCCTCAAGGCGAACCTCTCGGTCCTGGTGGGCGGGCTCTACGAAGAGCAGCCCCACCTGCGCGACGCGGGCTACAACATCTACTACATGGGCATCAACATCGGCGCGGCGGTGGCGCCCCTGGTGGCCACGGCCATGGCGGTGCGCTTCGGCAGCTACCGCATCTCCTTCTGGATCGCCTCCGTCGGGATGATCCTGGCCCAGGTCTTCTTCCTCCAGGGTCGGCGGCACTTCCCGGAGGGCGCTGCCACCGCCGCACAGGCTGGAACAGCCGAGCCCGAGATGCCGCGGGCGGAGTCCCGCCGCCGCCTGCTGGCGCTGGGCGGGCTCTTCCTGGTGGCCATGTTCTTCTGGACGGCCTTCTACCAGAACGGCTTTGCGATGACGCTCTTCGCGCAGCGCTCCACTCGCGCCTACCGCTGGCTGCGCCCAGAGACCTACCAGTTCTTCCAGCCCGCCTTCATCCTGGTGGCCACGCCGCCCCTGCTGGCCCTGTTCGCCTGGCTGAAGCGCCGGGACCGTGAGCCCTCCACGCCCGGCAAGATCCTCTCCGGCATGCTCATCATGGGCGGCTCCATGCTCGTGATGGCCCTGGCCAGCCGTCTCGGCGGCAACCTGGATCAGCCCCTCATGTCACCGGGCTGGCTCATCGGCGCCTACGGCATCATCACCCTGGCCGAGGTGCTCATCTCGCCCATGGGCCTCTCCTTCGTGTCGAAGGTGGCGCCGCCGCGCTACCGCGGCCTCATGATGGGCGGCTGGTTCGCGGCCACGGCGCTGGGTTCGTACGGATCGGGCTTCCTGGGCCGCAGCTACGGGCGCTTCCCCCACGACCACTATTACCTGCTGCTGGCGGGCCTGCTGGGCTTCTCGGCCTTCCTAACGGTGCTGATGTTCAAGCGGCTGCGCAGCTTCGACGGGACGGAGGCGCCATGAGTGCAGGCGCCGTCCCGGTGCCCGCGGAGAAGGGCCGGATCTTCAACCTCCAGCGCTATTCGCTCCAGGATGGGCCAGGCCTCCGCACCACGGTGTTCCTGAAGGGCTGCCCGCTGGCCTGCGCCTGGTGCCACAACCCTGAGAGCCAATCGCCAGCGCCGAAGCTCATCACGCAGGAGAGCCGCTGCATTGCCTGCGGCACCTGCCTGGACGCGCTGAGGCCCGGCGAGCTGCCTGAGGACCGGCCAGAGCAGTGCGTGGATCTCTGCCCCACGGGCGCCCGCCAGCTGCTGGGCCGTGAGGTGACGGTGGACGAGCTGATGGAGGAGCTGCTAAGGGATCGCCTCTTCTTCGACCAGTCCGGCGGCGGCGTCACGCTGTCCGGCGGTGAGCCGCTGATGCAGCCGGGCTTCGTGCTGAGCACCCTCGAGGCGCTGCGTCAGCGCGGCGTCCACACCGCGCTCGATACGTGCGGCCTGGGACGGCGGGAAGACCTGCTGGCCGCCGCTGCGCTGGCCGATGTGGTGCTCTTCGACCTCAAGCACATGGATGACGCCCAGCACCGCCACTGGACCGGTGCCGGGAACGCCGCCATCCTCGCCAACCTCGAAGCGTTGAGTCAGGTCCACGGTGGCATTTGGATTCGCGTGCCGGTGATCCCGGGGGTCAATGACGACCTCGCCAACCTGGAGGCCACGGCCCGCTTCGTGGCGGGGCTTCCGGGTGTGCGGCGCCTGGACCTGCTGCCCTATCACAGCACGGGCGCGGCCAAGTTCCGCCGCCTGGGCATGGACTACACCCTGGAACAGGTCGAGCCGCCCACGCCGGAGCGCATGGCTGGTCTTGCGGCACTGTTCCAGGCCCACGGCATCACCGCCACCCTTGGAGGCAACCCATGAACGAACGCACCGCACGGCTCCGCCAGGAAAGCCTCGACGCCGTTCCCTCCCTCAGCTCCGAGCGAGCTGAGCTGATCACCGCCTTCTACCGGCAAAACCTGGGGAAATACGCCATTCCCGTGATGCGGGCGCGGGCCTTCCACCACATCTGCCGCTTCAAGACCGTGTGGATCGGCGCGGGCGAGCTCATCGTGGGCGAGCGCGGACCCCGCCCCAAGGCCGTGCCCACCTATCCTGAGCTCACCTGCCACACGGCGGAGGATCTGCGCATCCTCGACACGCGCCCCATGACCCGCTACCGCGTGGCGCCGGAGATGATCGAGGTCTACGAGCAGGAGATCATCCCCTACTGGCAGGGACGGAGCCTGCGGGACCAGCTCTTCGAGGCGCTGCCCGCGGAGTGGCACGCGGCCTACGAGGCGGGAGCCTTCACCGAATTCATGGAACAGCGGGCGCCCGGCCACACGGTGCTGGACGACAAGATCTACGGCAAGGGCCTGCGCGATTTCCAGGCGGACATCGCCTGCTCGCTGGCGCTGCTGGATTTCGAGAAGGACCCGGAAGCCCAGGACAAGCGGGCCCAGCTGGAGGCCATGGCCATCTCCTGCGATGCCTTGATCCTCCTCGCAGAGCGCCATGCCGACGAGGCCGAACACCTGGCCGCGCAGGAGGCCGACCCCCTTCGCGCCGGGGAACTGCGGCGCATCGCCCAGGTCTGCCGCCGCGTGCCGGCCCAGGCGCCCCGAGACTTCCAGGAGGCCCTGCAGTACTACTGGTTCTGTCACCAGGGTGTGATCACCGAGCTGAACGGCTGGGATGCCTTCAGCCCCGGCCACCTGGACCAGCACCTCTGGCCCTTCTACCAGCAGGGGCTCCGCGAGGGCAGCCTCACGAAGGAGGCGGCGCGGGAGCTGCTGGAGTGCTTCTTCGTGAAGTTCAACAACCACACCTCGCCCTCCAAGGTCGGCGTGACCGCTGCCGAGAGCGGTACCTACACGGACTTCGCCAACCTCAACCTGGGCGGCCTCCGCCCCGACGGCAGCGACGGCAGCAACGAGCTGACGGACCTGCTGCTGGACATCATCGACGAGATGCACCTGCTGCAGCCCAGCAGCAACATGCAGGTCTCGCGCAAGACGCCGGATGCCACCCTCAAGCACGCCCTGCGGGTGATCCGCAACGGCTATGGTTTCCCCTCGCTCTTCAACGCCGATGCCGTGGTGGAGGAGCAGCTGCGCCAGGGCAAGACCCTGGAGGATGCCCGCGCCGGGGGCTGCTCAGGCTGCGTGGAGGTGGGCGCCTTCGGCAAGGAGGCCTACATCCTCACGGGCTACTTCAACCTCTCCAAGATGCTGGAGCTAGCCCTGCACAACGGCTTCGATCCCCGCCTGGGCCGCCAGCTGGGCCCGCAGACGGGCGAGGCCACGACCTTCCAGAGCTTCGAGGACCTGCTTCGGGCCTTCGAAACACAGACCCGCCACTTCCTCGACATCAAGATCCGCGGCAACCAGATCATCGAGCGGCTCTACGCCACCCGCATGCCCGCGCCCTTCCTCTCGGTGCTCACGGATGACTGCATCAAGGCGGGCAAGGACTACAACGCGGGCGGCGCCCGCTACAACAACACCTTCATCCAGGCCGTGGGCATCGGCAGCGTCACGGATAGTCTGGCGGCCCTCCAGCAGGTGGTCTTCGAGCGGGGCGACCTGGCTCTGCCGCAGCTGGTGGCGGTTCTGGATCGCGACTTCTCCGGCGACGAGGTGCTGCGTCAGCGCCTGCTGAACAAGACGCCCAAGTACGGCAACGATGACGATGCTGCGGATGAGGTGATGGTCCGCGTCTTCCGCTTCCTCTTCCAGGCCATCGACGGTCGACCCAACGGCAAGGGTGGCGCCTACCGGCTGGAGATGCTGCCCACCACCTGCCACGTCTATTTCGGCCAGGTGTGCCAGGCCTCGGCGGATGGCCGCCGCGCCGGTGAGCCGCTCTCCGAGGGCATTTCGCCCGTGCAGGGCGCCGATCGTCAGGGCCCCACGGCCGTGCTGCGCTCCGCGGCGAAGATGGACCACGTGAAGACCGGCGGCACCCTGCTCAACATGAAGTTCACGCCGGGCCTGCTGGAAGGCGAGGGCGGCATCGACCGCCTGCACCACCTGGTGCGCAGCTACTTCAAGATGGACGGCCACCACATCCAGTTCAACGTGGTCACCGCCGCCAAGCTGCGGGAGGCCCAGGCCGATCCCGAGGCGCACCGGGGCCTCATCGTGCGGGTGGCAGGCTACTCCGACTACTTCTGCGATCTGTCCTTGGCCCTGCAGGAGGAGATCATCCGCCGCACTGAACACGAGGCCTTCTCGCAGTGAGGAGGCTGCCCTAGGTGGCGGACTCACCGGGCCCGCGGACCCAGGAGGCCGCGGCGAGCAGCAGCAGGACTCCGGACACCACGCAGATCCACTCCCCCCAGCGCGCATAGGGCGTGGTTCCAGGGCCCAGTGGAAGCACCGCCATCAGAGTGGCTTTGCCTCCATCCGTGCTGGCTGAACCCAGTGAACGGCCGAACGCATCCCAGGCGTCGAGCCGGCCCTCCTGGGCGCAGCGGGCCAACGCAAAGCCGCCTTCCACCGCCCGGAAGCGGGCCATCTGAGCATGGATGGCTTCGGTGCCTGCGAAATCCCAGGCTGGGGCGAGCACCAGACGGGCGTCGGCGCGGCTCAGGCTCCGCGAGGTGTCGGTGAAGTCGAAATCCTTGCAGATGGCCAGCCCGAGGCGGGTGTCCGCAGCTGGCCAGGTAAGTGGTCCAGGCCCCACGGCGTACCCCGCCTCCCAGCCAGGGACCAGGTGGCGCTTGAGAAGGGAGGCGCGGGGCTGTCCCCCGGCGTAGACCCGCGCCACATTCAACTTCAGCGGTCGCCCCATGCCGTTGAGCCCCGCGATGAGAATGGCCTTCGGCGCAGCGGCGGCCAGGCGGCGGTCCACCTCGGCTTCAAAGCTGGGCGTCATGCTCATGGCCTTTTCGGGCAGAACGATGATCTGGGCGCCTCGGGCCGCCAGGGCAGTGGCTTCTGTGGCGAAGCCCGCCACGATGGGGAGGACCCGGTCCGCCTCCTCGTGTCCGATGTCGGCCACGACACGGTCGTCGGCCATAAGGCCCACGCTGAGGCTGGGTGTGATGTTTGTCGTTTGGATACGGAGGAGACCCCCCGTGAGGAGCCACGCGAAAAGGCCCAGGGCAACCCCGCCGTTTCGTCGGGCCTCGGGGCCGGGATGGAGCCGCCATGAGGCCAGAGCGGCGGGCAGGGCGGCCATGGCAAAGAACAGGAGGAAGGGACCACCCCAAGCGAGGGCCTGCAGCAACGGGGTCCAGGTTTGCGTGTAGACGAGCAGGCCCCAGGTGCCGTGAGGGCTGAAGGTGGTGATCAGGGCTGTGAGCAGGGTGAAGCTGGCCGCGAACACCCAGGGGGCCCAGGCTTGGCGGCGTTGTCGGCAGAGCGCGTAAAGGAAGACAGCGAGGGCGAAAGGCAGGGCCATGGCGAGGTGGGCCAGGGCGAAGATGGGCAGGGGGATGACGCTGTGCTCCAGAGGCCACCAGGCGAGGGCACCGAGGCACCAGGCGCCGAAAGCCCAGCCCGCCTCTCGGAAGGGTCCGCCGGTGGGCGCGGCCAGCAGCGCGGGCAAGGGCCAAAGCCAGCCCGCCACCCAGCCGACCGGGCCGTGCCAGGCATAGGCGTAGAGGAGGGCCGAAGCCAGCATGAGCGCGAGGGGGCGGAGGGATCTCATGGGCGCTCCTGCGCAAGGCCGCGCAGAATGTGGTCCAAGTGGCGGTGGAAGCGGCGCTTTAGCTGGGTGGGGGAATCCGAAAGGCGATCCCGAAGGTGGAAGGCAATGAGTCCGTGGAGTTGGGTCCACAGCAGGAAGGTCACTTCCCTTGGATCGTCCGGGCGGAACAAGCCCGAGTCCATGCAGGCCTGCACATCGCCGACGAAGAGGGGGAAGGTGGGCGAGGCGCCGTCGCTGAAATCACGGGGATAACGGCGCACAGGCAGGCCCGGCGTCAGGAACATCAGATCAAAGAGACGGGGATGGGCCAGGGAGTAAGCGAGGGTGCGATCCCAGCGCTCCTTCAGCCGGGCCAGGGGATCGGTGCCCCGAAGGGGACGGAGCAGCACCCGCTTCAGCCTTTCGAAGCCGTATTCGACCATGGCTGCCACCAGGGCTTCCTTGCTGGTGTGGTGGCGGTAGAGGCCCATGGGGCTCAATCCCACCTGCTCCGCCAGACGGCGCATGGAGAGAGCCTCCAGGCCCTCCTCCGCATGGAGGGCGAGGGCGGCGTCGAGGATGTCGGATTTTCGAGTCACGCGTACACTGTACGCGTCCCCCGGATTGATGCAAGTGCTTCAGTCCCGGCTCAGCTTCAGAGCCATGGGCAAGGCCGCCAGCATGGCCAGGGCGCCCACGGCCCAGCCCAGCCGGTAACTGTGATGGCCGATGACCCAGCCCAGGCTGAAGCTGCCCAGGCCGATGCCCGCGTCGAAGGCGAAGAGCAGGGCGCCGAAGGCTGAGCCCCGGCGCTGGGGATCCACGGATTCCAGCAGCTTGGCGTTGAGGAGGGTGTGCAGCATGCTGTAGCCCGCGCCGTAGAGCAGGGCCGCGGCGATGTGTCGTGGCATCCCGCCGGGCAGGAAGGCCAGCAGGGCGAGGCCCGCGAAGGCTCCCAGCAGCATGCCCGGCAGTTTGCGGATGGGCCGCTTGCCGAACCCCCTGCGAAGCATGGCCAGGCGCATGAGGACCATGCCCACGGCCATGAACGATAGGAAGGCCGAGGGTAGCTTCATGCCCAGCGCCAGGCCTTCCTGGGCCGTGTAGCTGCCGATGGCGCCATAGCCCAGGGCGGTGCAAAACAGCACCAGGCAGGGGCCCAGCACCACAACATCGGGCCACTTGAAACCCTCGGCCCGGCCATGGGCGTGATCCGCGGGCAGGGTGGTGCCCAGGGCGCCCAGCAGAAGAAAGAGCAGGGCCAGATACCAGCCAATGGGGGCGAAACCCCAATGCTGGAAGATCCACATGCCCAGCAGGGGCCCCACGATGACGCCACCAGGGCTGGCCAGGCCGTAGAGGCTGAGGCCATCGGCATGGCGATCCTTGGGCAGCACGTGGGAAAGGGAGGCCATGGTGGCTGTGAGCAAGCCCGACCACACGATGCCGTGGGGGAAGGCCAGCAGGTAGAACCCCCAGCGGCTGGGCATCACGGCATAGGCGCCCAGGAACACTGCATAGAGCATGGCGCAGCTGACCACCAGGCGGCGGTGTCCCACGCGGTCACCCAGGGGCCCCGTGAACAAGGCGCCGATGGCGCTGCCCGCCGTGAAGAGGCTCATGAAGCGCCCACTCTCCGCGAGGCTGGCGCCCAGTTCCCGCAGGCGCAGGGGCACCGTGGGGAAGAGCTGGAAGGCGGCGAAGAAGGTGACGAAGGTGAGGGCCCAGACCAGGGCGAAATGGCGAGTCACGAGCCGCGTTTTGGGGTGGAAAAGATTCGTCATGCGGCACCTCCTGTGCCGCACCCTTCGGGCTTCGGCTCTGCCAAAGTGGCACTTCGCTCCTGCTGCGTGCTCATCCCTCCAGGATGCCAGAGGGCGGAGGCTCGGGTGTCATGCCTGCCTCGCGGCTGAGGGAGCGGCGGACGATGCGGCGGGCGGCGGGAATGGACAAGGCCATGAGGGCGGCGCCGAGGGCCCAGCCCCAGCGGAAATTCCGATGCTCCATCACCCAGCCCAGGCCCAGGGCGCCCAGGGCCGTGGCCGCGTCGAAGGCGAAGAAGAGGGCCCCCACGGCGGCGCCCGTGCGCTGGGGCGGCGTGGTGGCGAAGATGTTCATGAGCAGCAGGGTGTGCACCATGCCATATCCCGCGCCGTAGATGAGCCCCGCGAGCAGGTGGCGGGCCATGCCGCCTGGCAGGAGGGCCAGCAGGGCGTAGCCCACCGTGGCCAGGGCAATCATATACGGGAGCAGCCGTACGGGGCGCTTTCCCATGCCCGTGAGCGCCAGCAGGCCGCGGATGGCCATCATGCCGAGAGCGAAGCAGGTGAGGAAGGTGGCGGGCCAGGCCATGCCCAGGGCCTTGGCCTCCTGGGCGCTGTAGGGCGGCATGGGGCCGAAGCCCAGGCCCACCAGCAGCATCACCACCACCGTGCCCCAGACCGCGCGATCAGGCCACTGGAACAGGGCCGCGGGTTCGATCTCTCGGGGGGCCTCGCGGGGCAGGGCGCCGATGAGTCCGTGCAGCACGGCGAACACGCCCGCCAGCAGAATGAGCATCCAGGCGAAGCCCAGGTGGGGCATCAGCCAGAGGCCCACCAGGGGCCCCACGGCCACGCCACCTGGGCCCGTGAGGCCGAAGAGTGACATGCCCTGGGCCCGGTGTTCGGCGGAGAGGATGCCGCCCACCTTGGCCACGGAGGCTGTGCGCAGGGCGGACCAGAGCAGGCCGTGCACCGGCGCCAACAGGTAGAACACCCAGCGCACCTTCAACAGGGCGTAGATCACGAGGATCAGCACCACCGCCAGGGAAGCCACCCGCAGCACCCGCCGCTGGCCCAGGCGGTCGCCCAGGGGTCCTGTGCAGAGGGAGCCGAAACCTGAACCCAGCATGAACGCCGTCTGGAAACGCCCGCTCTCCGCGAGGCTGGCGCCGAGCTCGCGCAGGCGCAGCGGCACCACGGGGAACAGCTGGTAGCCCGCGGCAAAAACCAGGAAGTAAAAGGAACACAACACGATGAAGGGTGCCGTGAAGAACCCCCTGCGCCTCGACTCCCCCGCGACTTCCATCCCTCCAGGATCGCATATGCTGGAGGAACCATCCCGAGGTCCCTATGCAGTTGGATTCCTTCCAATCGGAAGTTGCGCGCATCAAGCAAGGCGGCGCCGCGAAGGCTCATGAGAAAAATGCCGAGACCGGCAAGCTCTTCGCCCGTGAGCGCATCCGCCTGCTGGTGGACGAGGGCAGCTTCATGGAGGATGGCCTCTTCGCCAATGCCCTGGCCAAGGACCTTCCGGCGGATGGCGTCATCACCGGGACGGCCACGGTGAACGGTCGGCCCATGGCCCTCATGGCCAACGACAGCACCATCAAGGCCGGCAGCTGGGGCGCTCGCACGGTGGAGAAGATCATCCGCATCCAGGAAGTGGCCCTGCGGATGAAGGTGCCCATGCTCTACCTGGTGGATAGCGCTGGAGCGCGCATCACCGATCAGCTCGACATGTTCCCGGGCCGTCGTCACGCGGGCACCATCTTCCACATGGAGGTGGCGCTGTCGGGCCTGGTGCCCCAGGTGTGCCTGCTCTTCGGCCCTTCGGCGGCGGGTGGCGCCTACATCCCCGCCTTCTGCGACGTGGTGATCATGGTCGAGGGCAACGCCAGCATGTACCTGGGATCGCCTCGCATGGCGGAGATGGTCATCGGCGAAAAGATCTCGCTGGAGGACCTGGGCGGCGCCCGCATGCACTGCTCCGTGAGCGGCTGCGGCGATTTCCTGGTGAAGACCGAAGCCGAGGCCATCGCCCTCTGCCGCCAGTATCTCGGCTACTTCCCCCAGCACTGCGAAGACGCTCTGCCCGTCGCGGAACCGAAGGCTGTGTCCGCCAAGGCGAAGGACCTGGCCGCCCTAGTGCCTCAGGACATCATGGCCCCCTTCCAGATGAAGGATTTCATCGAGGGCCTTGTGGACGAAGGCAGTTTCCTGGAGGTGAAGAAGCTCTTCGCCGGGGAGATCATCACAGGGCTGGCCCGCATGAATGGCAAGCCCGTGGGCATCCTGGCCAACCAGCCCCGTGTGAAGGGCGGCGTGCTCTTCGTGGACAGCGCCGACAAGGCCACACGCTTCATCACCCTCTGTGATGCGTTCGGCCTGCCGCTGATCTTCCTCAGCGACGTGCCGGGCTTCATGATTGGCAGCGCCGTGGAGAAGCAGGGCATCATCCGCCACGGAGCCAAGATGATCAGCGCCATGGCCAGCTGCAGCACGCCCCGCTTCTGCGTGGTGGTGCGCAAAGCCTACGGTGCGGGCCTCTACGCCATGAGCGGCCCTGGCTTCGATCCCGACGCCACTCTGGCCCTGCCCACGGCCAGCATCGCCGTCATGGGCGCCGAGGCCGCCGTGAACGCCGTGTTCGCCAACAAGATCGCCGAAAAGCCCGAAGCGGAACGCGCCGCGTACGTGCAGCAACTCCGCAACGAGTACAACGAGGACATCGACCTGAAGAAACTGGGTGCCGAGATGCACGTGGATGCCATCGTCGATCCGGCACAGCTCCGGGGTGAACTGATTGCCCGCCTGACTCGCGCCCGGCGTCGGGAAATGTGGCCCGCCAAACGGCGGGCTGTCACTCCAGTCTGAAACGTTTCTTTCTTACTTACCTTCCTTGACCAAGGCTTCTCCGGCGAGGCGCAGGGCTTCGCGCGTCTCGGGTTTACCCGCATTGGGGGAGATCTGCAGCCCCTTGGTTTGGGGACCCACGGCGAACCAGGCGCCCTTGTCGAGCCAGCTGGTGTGGATGGCGGCCAAGGGGGCCCGGCCCGCGCCCTGCACGATGGCGATGGCCGTAGGGGAACCGGGCTTGATGAGGGGGTCGTCCTCCATGAAGAGCACCGCCTGGATGCCCGCTTGGACGCAGAGCTTCCGAACCGACTCCGGCTGAACCTTCTTGGAGCCGTCGATTGGGATCAGCTTGATGTCCAGCCCGTAATCCTTGGAAGCGGAGCCTTCGAATTCCAGCCGGTTCAAGAGCGTGGCGCTCTGATCGTAGAACACGCCGATGGTTCGGGCTTCCGGGAAGGCCTTGGAGAGGACGAAGAGGGCTTGGTCGTAATCCCCAGCCTGGGCCAAGGGCCCCGAGGAGAAGGCCACCAGGGCGGCAGCGAACGAAGTGCGAAGGGGGCTCAGCATCGGATCCTCATAGGGAACCCGTTTTTTCGGCATGGGAACGGGCATTCTTGAGCCCTGATTTCTGAGCCCTGGCGCGCCGGTCCGCCTTCTTTCAGGAGGGGCAATCTCGACCTGCTATGCTCCCCGGGGTTCTCCAGGGAGGCTCACATGTTTCGCCGCGTGGACGATTTCAAGACCATCTGGCAACAGGAGGCGGAAAAAACCTTGGCAGTGCTTGCCGCCATTCCCGATGCGGCGGCCCATCAGGCGGTGGATGCGCAGCACCGGGATTTGCGGCGCATGGCCTGGCATCTGGTGGAAACGGTGCTGGAACTGCCCCAGCACCTGGGCTTGAAGGTGAAGGGCACCGTGGGACTGGGACCCGATGGCCTCATCGCCACGCCGCCTCCACCCACCATGGCCGAGATTGCCGAGGCCTACCGCGTGGCCAGCGATTCCCTGCTGGATCACATCGGCAGCTGGAACAACACCGAACTGGGTCGGAATTTCAACCTCTACGGGGAAACGTGGACCGGGGCCTTCGCGCTGTTCGTACTGGTGACCCACCAGACGCACCACCGCGGCCAGATGACCGTGCTGCTGCGCCAGGCGGGCCTGCACGTGCCCAGCACCTACGGACCGACCAAGGAGGAATGGGCGACCTTCGGCATGGAAGCCCCGAAGGTCTGACCAGGGGCGCGCTCCAGCCTGCCAATCTCCAGCCTCAGATCCACGGCCCGCTTGAGGGCCCTCAGGCCAGTGGAGCGATGCCCCTCCTGGAACAGGTCTCCCAGCAGTCGGGTCAAGCCTTCCGCGTCGGCGAGGGCCTCCCGCCGCTGCGAAGGGGACAGACAGGGTGCCGCCAGGGCCCGGTCGTAAAGCTCACGCGCCAGCCCCACGAGCTCTGTGGCCTTGGGGGGCATCGGTTCCGCGATGAGGCCAGACGGGGGCCATGGTCTGGGAGGGCGGGTGGGCTCAGACATGGTCGCTCCCTAGGCGTTGGGGTGCGGCTTGTCGTTGGGGCGTCCGCCCTTCGCATAGTCCTGGAAGGATTTCTCCCCGATGTCCTTCCACCAGTCTTCATATTCCCGCCAGCCGTGGCGGTGCGGGTGGTGCCTCCGGCCGTGGCCATGGCCGTGGTGAAAGCCACCTACGAGGATCCGGGCCAGGAGAATCAGGCCGACACTCTGCCAGAACGTGATGACCCGCGTTCCCAGCAGGCTCGGCAGGATGTGGTTCCACAGCAGCATGACGACGCCGCCGAACACGATGGCCAGGACGGCCGCCAGGGCGAAGCCTGCCACGATGCGACCGGCCACATGCAGGCCCCCCGGGCGGTGGGAAGGGTGGTGGGAGTGGTGAAAGAACATGGGGGCTCCTAGGAAAGGTTGCGGTAGTCGGAGAGAAGGTCGCGGAGGCGGGCGGTGGCGCGGCTCTTCCGCGAGAGCAGGGTGCCGATGGGTTCATCCCAGTCTTCGGCCAGATCGCGAAAGCTGCGGTCGTCGATCTCGGTGGCCACCCACACGGCGCGCTCCTTCGGACGAAGCTGGCCGAGGGCCCATTGGAGTCGTTGGCGAAGTTGGGACTGTCGGTATTCCTCTTCCGGGGTGGGAATCACGTCTTCAGGACGGATGGAGCGGGGTTCGCCCGCATCCTGGGCGGCGGGATGATCCAGCGAGAGGGTTGGGATGCTGCCCCGCCGGTGGTCGGTGATGCGGTTGGCCAGCGAGCGGTAGAGGTAGGCGGTGAGGTTTTCGATGTCGACGATCACATCGGCGCGACGCAGCAGGTTGTAGGTGACGTCTGAAACGATGTCTTCGGCGTCCATGCCGGAGAAACCTGCCACCTGTCGGCGAACGAAGCCGAGCAGCCGAGCCTTTTCGCGCTCGAACACCTCTGCCAGACGGTTGCTGCCCTCCTCCATGGTGTCTGGCCCCTCCCCTGGTATGGCTCAAATGACTGCTTCCGAACTCCAAGACGGCAGGGTTCTCCTTTTATTGCATCCATCTTCCCGCTGCTCTCACTGAGGTGGACGGTGGGAGGCTATCCTGCGGGGGATCCTACCCGGAGGTTGCCATGCCTTGCCGCGCGCTCCTGCTTTGTTTCGCCACCTTTTTCCTGCAAGCGGCCCTCCCCTCCTACCAGAAGGTGGGTTCGGGCCCTGGTGTGCTGCTGGTCCACGGCTTCGGCGGCAACAAGGAGGTGTGGGCGGGCGTCCTCGGGGAGCTTGCCCGGGATCACACGGTGGTGGCTGTGGATCTTCCCGGCAGCGGCGGCACGCCGGGCCCGCAGGTGCTGGAGGGGCGGGCGGACATGGGCACCGTCGCCCGGGAGCTGGCTGCGCTGGTGCGCAAGGAGGGCTTGGCGCCCTGCCTGGTGGTGGGCCATTCCATGGGCGGGCCCCTCGCGGCCGGTGCGGTGCTGGCCGACCCCAGCGCCTTCCGCGGTCTGCTGCTGGTGGACAGTTTTCTGGGCGCGATTCCCGAGGCCTACATGGAGCCCGTGGCAGTGGCCCTGGCCAAGGATCCCGCACCGACCCTGAGCACCTTCTTCGGCCGCATGACCTCGGGGGCTGCGCAGACGGATCGCCTGGTGGCGGATGGCCTGAAGGTGCCTGTGGCCACGCTTCAGGCCTATCTGCGAGCCATGACGAAGGAGGCCCTGGGTGGTCGCCAAGCCCAGCTGCATCTGCCCGTGCTGCAGCTGGCCGCGGGCCCGCGGGAGGTGGATCCGGCCAAGGAGTCCGCCACCCTCGCGATGTATGGATTCAAGGGGATCCCCGCCTTCCGACTGCTGCACTTCCCCACCGCCAAGCACTGGATCATGTGGGACGCACCCGAATCCTTCCTGATGGCCCTGCGCGCCTTCGAGGCGGGTTTGGGACGCTGAGTTCTTCTCGAAAGCTGAGTGGCACGAGGATGGACAACCGGTTGTGAAGCCGCCCCAGAAGGCCCCTCCCTGGGC
This sequence is a window from Geothrix sp. PMB-07. Protein-coding genes within it:
- a CDS encoding alpha/beta fold hydrolase; the encoded protein is MPCRALLLCFATFFLQAALPSYQKVGSGPGVLLVHGFGGNKEVWAGVLGELARDHTVVAVDLPGSGGTPGPQVLEGRADMGTVARELAALVRKEGLAPCLVVGHSMGGPLAAGAVLADPSAFRGLLLVDSFLGAIPEAYMEPVAVALAKDPAPTLSTFFGRMTSGAAQTDRLVADGLKVPVATLQAYLRAMTKEALGGRQAQLHLPVLQLAAGPREVDPAKESATLAMYGFKGIPAFRLLHFPTAKHWIMWDAPESFLMALRAFEAGLGR